A window of the Artemia franciscana chromosome 21, ASM3288406v1, whole genome shotgun sequence genome harbors these coding sequences:
- the LOC136041086 gene encoding uncharacterized protein LOC136041086, protein MKIQPNSASYPSELPVKLVREYAPFIAWPLSLLINLCFMLGTFQDIWKKAYIRVIPKSSPPKACDELRPISISPCVAKVTEAFVLRRLLDQISSSIDKYQYGGLQECSTTVYLVRMYDCILTWLDKGNRFLDLGAIDSQKAFDFINHLIAGKNLKIMGAKKRVLSVIMDFLSNRKQRVYALFEGGF, encoded by the coding sequence atgaaaattcaGCCCAACAGTGCATCCTATCCTTCGGAACTTCCTGTAAAACTTGTTCGTGAATACGCCCCCTTCATTGCCTGGCCATTATCCTTGTTGATTAACCTGTGTTTCATGCTTGGTACTTTCCAGGATATTTGGAAAAAGGCATATATCCGGGTTATTCCGAAGTCAAGCCCCCCTAAAGCATGTGATGAATTGCGTCCTATTTCGATATCCCCCTGCGTGGCTAAAGTTACGGAAGCATTTGTACTCCGTCGATTGCTCGACCAAATCAGTTCTTCTATCGATAAGTACCAGTATGGTGGACTCCAGGAGTGCAGTACTACAGTTTATCTAGTGCGCATGTATGATTGTATACTTACATGGCTGGATAAAGGTAATCGGTTCCTCGATCTAGGTGCAATAGACTcccaaaaagcttttgatttcatTAACCACCTGATTGCTGgcaaaaatttgaagataatggGTGCGAAAAAGCGCGTGTTATCCGTGATTATGGATTTCTTATCTAATAGGAAACAGCGTGTTTATGCCCTGTTTGAGGGGGGATTCTGA